From the Prochlorococcus marinus str. AS9601 genome, the window ACAGCCTCTGCTCCTTTCTGAACAACATAACTTACTCCATTGAATTTTGTAGATTGTCGCCTATTCCAAAGAGGCCATAACTCTATTTCCTCATTTGTTGAGCTCAAACCTTTGAGATTTTTAGGTATTACTGTAAAAGCACATCTAACTCCAGTGAATCCTGCATTTTTTGAAAAAGATCTAAATTCAATAGCACAATCCTTTGCTCCCTCAATCTCATATATTGAATGTGGAATATCATTATCTTGAATAAATGCTTCATAAGCTGCGTCAAAAAGTATTAAGGATTTGTTTTGAAGTGCATAGTCAACCCATTTTTTCAATTCTTCTTTATTAATCGTTGCTCCAGTTGGATTATTAGGAAAACAAAGATATAAAATATCAACTTTTTTTTCAGGTAGTTCTGGCAAAAAGTTATTCGCTTCATTTATTGCAAGATATGTCAATCCTTGATAAGTACCATTTTCAAGAGCATCTCCAGTTCTACCTGTCATCACGTTACTATCTACATAAACAGGGTAAACAGGATCTGTTACAGCAATTGAATTATCCTTGCCAAGAATATCTAAAATATTGCTACTATCGCATTTTGATCCGTCTGAAACAAAGATTTCTTCAGGTGAAATTTGACAGCCCCTCGAAATAAAATCATGCTCAGATATTTTTTCTCTGAGCCAAGCATAACCTTGTTCTGGTCCATAACCTCTAAAACCATCTGTTGTGCCCATATCATCTAAAGCTTTACCCATAGCCTCAATGCATGCTCTTGGTAATGGTTCTGTAACATCTCCTATTCCAAGCTTGATAATTTCAGCATTCTTATTTGATTGAGAATATAGCTTTACCCTTTTAGCAATTTCAGGGAATAAATAGCCTGCTTTGAGTTTTAAATAATTTTCGTTTACTTGAACCACTGTTAGATAAAAAAGTTCACCTATCTTAGAATAATGTATCAACGTGCTTAAGTGGTGATTAGGTGTTAGTATTATTTTAGTTATGGTTAATTTAAGAAATAATCATAGCTATGAATTCAATTTCAATTATTTTGAAAATCGTTTAAAGCTCTATAAATAGCAAAATTCAATCACTATTAACTTCATTAATTTAAAAAAGTAAATCATAGAGGCTATAAGAATCGCTTTATTAAAAGATAAAAATCTAATTCTTTAATTTAGATGATTTTCAAAATCCAAAACATACAGAATCAAATATATGTCTCAGCAAATTATCATCGCTGAGCAGGCTCGAATTGCAGCACTACTCACAGATGATCGAGTTGATGAATTAATCGTCGCACAAGGTCAATATCAAATTGGCGATATTTTTTTAGGAACAGTTGAAAACGTTCTCCCTGGTATTGATGCAGCTTTCATAAATATCGGTGAAAGTGAGAAAAATGGATTCATCCATGTTTCAGATTTAGGTCCACTAAGACTCAAAAAAGGGACATTTGGAATAACGGAATTACTAGAACCAAAACAAAAAGTCCTAGTGCAGGTAATAAAGGAACCTACAGGATCTAAAGGGCCTAGACTAACCGGGAGCATTTCAATCCCAGGGAAATACTTGATACTACAGCCATATGGACAAGGAGTAAATATTTCAAGAAAAATAAATACAGAAACAGAGCGAAGCCGTTTGAAAGCTCTTGGGGTTTTAATTAAACCACCTAGCACAGGCTTGTTATTTAGAACAGAGGCTGAAAAGATAAAAGAAGAACTTCTAATTGAAGATTTAGAACATTTAATTCAACAATGGGAAAATATACTAAAAGTTTCTGAGGCTTCTAATCCGCCAAATTTAATAAAAAGAGATGATGATTTCTCTCTTAAGATCTTAAGAGATTATATTAAAGAATCTACTAAAAGTTTAATTATCGATAGTAAATTTTCAGTTATAAGGGCAAAAGATTTTTTAATAAATTATGAGTCTAATGTAGATATTGAATTTCACGATAACAGTTTAAACCAACATATTTTGGAGAAGTATGAAATTAAGAAAACAATTCAAAAAGCTCTCCAGCCGAGAGTAGATCTTCCTTCGGGGGGTTATATAATTATTGAACCTACTGAAGCTTTAACAGTAATCGACGTAAACTCTGGATCATTTACCAGATCCGCTAACTCAAGACAAACCGTTTTGTGGACGAACTGCGAAGCAGCAGTTGAAATCTCAAGACAAATGAAATTAAGAAATATCGGTGGAGTTATAGTAGTTGATTTTATTGATATGGAATCTAGAAGAGATCAATTTCAGTTACTTGAACATTTTACCTCAGCAATAAAAGATGATTCTGCTAGGCCTCAAATAGCTCAGCTTACTGAATTAGGTTTAGTGGAGTTAACAAGAAAAAGACAAGGGCAAAATATATATGAACTATTCGGCAAAAAATGTTCTTCATGCGACGGTACAGGACATGTAGAAAATATATTAAATCACGAAATTTCTTACTTAAAAATTAAAAATGTTGAAAATAAATCTAATCAATCAAACAATTTAACATCTTTAGATATAGTTACTTCTCAATCAACTGATGAGCAAGAAAAAATAATTGACAAGGAATTACTGAATTCCAAAGACCTAAGTAAAGAAAATTCTTCGAATAAAAAAGAAAATGAAAATGATAATTTAAACCAATCAAATTCAAAAGAAAAAAATATAATAACAGTTGATCTTACTAATGAAGAAAAAATTGTTTTCAGTGAATTGGGTATAAATCCACTTATAAAGTTAGGTAAAGAATATCTAACTAGCAATAATTTTGTGCGATTAAAAGAGAGTAATAAGGAAACGGAAAAACCCTTAGATAATAAAAAAGCAACATCAAAAAAAACTAAAAAAATCTCACAATCGGGAGAAGAAAAGATTCAAATTAAAATTGAAGCAAATGCAAGTTCTAAAGATAAAACTTCAAATAAAACTAATGAAAGTAATGAAGTTGTATCTACAGATAAAAAGGATCAAATTGAACTTACAGATGAGCTAAACAATGCAAGAAAAAAAAGAAGAAGATCTTCAGCAAGCATTGAATAAAGTATCAGAAGTTGGAATAGATGAAGTTGGAAAGGGAGCAATTTTTGGTCCAGTTTTTGCAGCAGCTGTAGTATTAACAGAAAAAAATAAATTTATCTTAAAACAATTTGGAGTAACAGATAGTAAAAAACTAACTCCCAAAAAAAGAAAATTACTTTTACCAAAAATTTTATTACTCTCTTCAGATTATGGAATTGGGCAATCTTCGGCCAGAGAAATAGATAAGTTAGGTATTAGGGTTGCGACGGAACTTTCAATGATAAGAGCTTTAAGAAAATTAAAAGAAAAGCCATCTGAATTAATAATTGATGGCCCCTTATTATTAAGACCATGGAACGGAATTCAGAAAAACATAGTATCAGGAGATTCAAAGTTTATCTCGATAGCTTCAGCAAGCATAGTTGCCAAAGTTTCACGCGATAATCTAATGGAGAGGTTAGAAAAAAATTACTCAGGATACTTGATATTTAAAAATAAAGGTTATGGAACCAGAGAGCATCTTTCATTAATCAAAAAAAATGGAATAACTGAACTTCATAGGAAAAGTTTTTTAAAAAAATCAAAACTTATTTAATTCACACCATTCTAAAAAATCTTTTACGAGCTGCTGTTGAACCCTTGACTTTATACCCAACAGAATCCCATTTAACACCGAATGACCAGTAGATTCCAAAATCTTCCTTGGTACCAGCTTCAGTAGAGGGGGTTGGCTTACAGATACTCCAAGAAGCGCCTCCCCTTCTAAGCCAATATCAGTTGCTTCCAAATTTGCTTTCAAAATAAGATTAAAATCATCAACCATACCCAAACCATCCAATGTACTTTCAAGAGCACTCATTTTTAAAATTCCATCTTTATTTTCTACCGCAATTGAGACAACAGGGTTAATATCCAATTGAAAAACCTTAAAACTTGTTACTGTATACTTATATCTACCTACTCCTTCTGGTACTAATTTTTTGGAGTCAAGCATTGCTCCAACAACTCTTTCTTCTTCCAAAAGATATTTAGAAAGATATTCTTTATTACGTGTTACAGAAAGCTTAAGTTTCTGTTTAGCATCAAAAGACAATAGCATTTTCTATATTCCTCCAATGCTTATTTGATCTCTTTTTTTTTTACGATTAATCATGCCCAAACAAGTTGCATATTTAGGTCCTCAAGGAACATACGCAGAAAAAGCAGCCCATATATTATCAAAGCTTGCCAATTTTCATTCACCTATATTTGTACCATGTAACGGGTTACATTCGGTCATTAAATCAATAGCTTATAACAATTGTGATGCTGCTGTAGTCCCTATAGAAAATTCTGTAGAAGGTGGAGTTACAGCTACTCTAGATGCCCTATGGAAATTTCCTGAAATTTTTATAAATAAAGCAATTGTTTTACCTATAAAACATGCATTAATTAGTGATGGAGAACTTTCAAGCATTTCAGAAGTATTATCTCATCCTCAAGCATTAGCTCAATGTTCAGAATGGTTATCTGAGAATCTTCCAAATGCAATTCCCCTCCCAACAAACTCAACATCAGAAGCTGTCAATATGGTAAAAGGGAGTAAATTCAGAGCTGCTATCGGTTCAAAATCAATAATTCAAATCGAAGGACTTAAAGAATTAGCCTTTCCTATTAATGATGTTCCAGGTAATTGCACTAGATTTGTTTTATTGAGCAAAGAATCAAATTCAAATTTAGCTAATATTGCCAGTTTTGCTTTCTCATTAATTTCAAATAAACCTGGCGCTTTGCTTAAAGCTATAAATTATATTGCAGATTTTGGATTTAATATGAGTAAAATTGAATCGAGACCTTCAAAAAGAGAATTAGGCGAATACATAATTTATATAGATGTAGAAATCAATAATCAAAAAAATATAAAAAGTTTTCTTGAGTTAAAAAATAAAATAAAGCCGCTTTGTAAGAATTTTGTTGATTTTGGAAATTATTTTTCTGAAAATGTTGAACTAGATTAACTTATCCTCTACATTTATAAACTCCAAACTCCATTAAACCTTTTCTAAATGCCCAATTCATGAGAAGTATTGTTGGTATTTCTCTAATCGACTTCACTATCGCAAATGGGCCAAGCGACAAAATTACAAAGGGTCTTCGAATACCTTCAAAAATGGAGTCATACCATGAAGGATTTGTATAGGTATTCCAATTTTCTGATATAACTCTTCCTGAACTATTTTCGTTTGTTCTAAGAATGTTACTGAATTCATTTATGCTAATAAAATTAGGATGTACCCATTGTTCAAGTAATTGTTTAAGAACTAACTTTTCAAAAAATGATGGGGGATATGCATGGAGGTCTCTTGAGTTCCAATC encodes:
- a CDS encoding LL-diaminopimelate aminotransferase, whose amino-acid sequence is MVQVNENYLKLKAGYLFPEIAKRVKLYSQSNKNAEIIKLGIGDVTEPLPRACIEAMGKALDDMGTTDGFRGYGPEQGYAWLREKISEHDFISRGCQISPEEIFVSDGSKCDSSNILDILGKDNSIAVTDPVYPVYVDSNVMTGRTGDALENGTYQGLTYLAINEANNFLPELPEKKVDILYLCFPNNPTGATINKEELKKWVDYALQNKSLILFDAAYEAFIQDNDIPHSIYEIEGAKDCAIEFRSFSKNAGFTGVRCAFTVIPKNLKGLSSTNEEIELWPLWNRRQSTKFNGVSYVVQKGAEAVYSLEGKKQVRGLIDFYMENAKIMKNKLQNSGYKVYGGDNAPYIWIKVPDQMTSWDFFDFLLQKVSVVGTPGSGFGLAGEGYFRLSAFNSRSNVIDAMERIINI
- a CDS encoding Rne/Rng family ribonuclease, with protein sequence MSQQIIIAEQARIAALLTDDRVDELIVAQGQYQIGDIFLGTVENVLPGIDAAFINIGESEKNGFIHVSDLGPLRLKKGTFGITELLEPKQKVLVQVIKEPTGSKGPRLTGSISIPGKYLILQPYGQGVNISRKINTETERSRLKALGVLIKPPSTGLLFRTEAEKIKEELLIEDLEHLIQQWENILKVSEASNPPNLIKRDDDFSLKILRDYIKESTKSLIIDSKFSVIRAKDFLINYESNVDIEFHDNSLNQHILEKYEIKKTIQKALQPRVDLPSGGYIIIEPTEALTVIDVNSGSFTRSANSRQTVLWTNCEAAVEISRQMKLRNIGGVIVVDFIDMESRRDQFQLLEHFTSAIKDDSARPQIAQLTELGLVELTRKRQGQNIYELFGKKCSSCDGTGHVENILNHEISYLKIKNVENKSNQSNNLTSLDIVTSQSTDEQEKIIDKELLNSKDLSKENSSNKKENENDNLNQSNSKEKNIITVDLTNEEKIVFSELGINPLIKLGKEYLTSNNFVRLKESNKETEKPLDNKKATSKKTKKISQSGEEKIQIKIEANASSKDKTSNKTNESNEVVSTDKKDQIELTDELNNARKKRRRSSASIE
- a CDS encoding ribonuclease HII, translated to MQEKKEEDLQQALNKVSEVGIDEVGKGAIFGPVFAAAVVLTEKNKFILKQFGVTDSKKLTPKKRKLLLPKILLLSSDYGIGQSSAREIDKLGIRVATELSMIRALRKLKEKPSELIIDGPLLLRPWNGIQKNIVSGDSKFISIASASIVAKVSRDNLMERLEKNYSGYLIFKNKGYGTREHLSLIKKNGITELHRKSFLKKSKLI
- a CDS encoding DUF1997 domain-containing protein, producing MLLSFDAKQKLKLSVTRNKEYLSKYLLEEERVVGAMLDSKKLVPEGVGRYKYTVTSFKVFQLDINPVVSIAVENKDGILKMSALESTLDGLGMVDDFNLILKANLEATDIGLEGEALLGVSVSQPPLLKLVPRKILESTGHSVLNGILLGIKSRVQQQLVKDFLEWCELNKF
- the pheA gene encoding prephenate dehydratase, which encodes MPKQVAYLGPQGTYAEKAAHILSKLANFHSPIFVPCNGLHSVIKSIAYNNCDAAVVPIENSVEGGVTATLDALWKFPEIFINKAIVLPIKHALISDGELSSISEVLSHPQALAQCSEWLSENLPNAIPLPTNSTSEAVNMVKGSKFRAAIGSKSIIQIEGLKELAFPINDVPGNCTRFVLLSKESNSNLANIASFAFSLISNKPGALLKAINYIADFGFNMSKIESRPSKRELGEYIIYIDVEINNQKNIKSFLELKNKIKPLCKNFVDFGNYFSENVELD